The Arabidopsis thaliana chromosome 5, partial sequence genomic interval TTCGGTAGGGAAAATCAGCTATACaacgtttttaaaaatcaaagagaactcggaaaaagaaaaaaaatttgtatatcaATCACATCGAATGTGAGACTAAACCAcgttgatatttttttccttacttataacaaaaaataaatggttttgaaCGATAACTACGTACTGTTGTGGTACGAGGTATACCGTTTTGATAATTAACAATTACAATTATCATTCTAGAGGTACGAGGTTTTTTACCGTTTTATACTATTTCGTAACAATTTATCATTACAGTTTACAACTTTGTTGTGTTACCAATTGGACACAATATTTCacttatcttttaaaaacgcAATAATGTTTCGAAAAACATCACTTCTGTTTTGGGATACGATTTAATAGGTAAGGCTAGAACAGCATTACTAGTGTTTAgtaaatgaacaaaatatatgtttgatataAATGTGTTGAGCTCTTCAGATATTTCAAtcctataaatatatagagtgTGAATAGTTGCACCAGTTCAGGCGGACAAATCCGTGTGTGGATTatacagtttttgttttaacattcATAAATTATAGTCCGTAGAAATacggacaaaaaaaataaaataaaaaaccgtCGCGGACCAACCACGAACCGCTTTTAACTTTAAGTAGAGTTAGTCCGTAATGGTCTTTTGTCCGGTCTAAAAATATAGTAAACTAAACCGCTGAAAATTTATCCACCCCTACCACCGTCACCATTCAAACTAGAAGCAGACACAACCCAGAAACAATACTAATTTGTATGGTCAATGTGGTCACAAAAAGACggtcaaaatttcaaatagtAGATTAAAAAATGGCTGGTGAAGTTATATCCATTGCagttttatcaataaaaacaactaaaacaaagttcttagaattgtttgttttttagattAGTCAAGAATTTTTTCCCCAAACCATAGTCGATTTGTGTGGTACGCCCTATCTAGCTAGTGCAGCTAAGCATCTCAGCTACACAAGTTATCTTTTTTCGGTGAATGAGAATACAGACATGCAAACCCACTTAACGTCAAAAAAACTATTCGTAACCTAAAAATTCGGACAATAAATTCGAAATACAAATTATAACCTGACAAAACATGCAAGTTGTGATAGACTagttgaaaaacaaatgaaaaccaaacaaaaaaaatgtttaaattcaGAGACAAATAGTCATATAGGTAATGTCAGATTGTCAGAGCAGACAGAAGATTGTACATTGAAATCAAGCACAGCAAAAAGCATTATTGTTCACACACATGTGTACAGACATACACACGTGTACATTCACACGTACATGTTCACACGCGTGCACACATACATAGGAATCTCCACCTCTATATAAGAAATGCTTCAACATAAGTATACATGTAAGTGAGTGAGGCtaaagtaataaaattaatgGCAACTTCAGGGTTTAAGCATTTGGTGGTTGTGAAGTTTAAGGAAGATACAAAGGTTGATGAGATCTTGAAGGGCTTGGAGAATCTTGTTTCTCAGATTGATACTGTCAAATCCTTTGAATGGTTTGtgatcatttgttttgttttctttttttcaataatttaagTATGTTCTGGATCTTTTGATTAATGACCGTACGATTTGGTTATTATTAGGGgagaagataaagagagtCACGATATGCTTAGACAAGGATTCACTCATGCATTTTCGATGACCTTTGAGAACAAAGATGGTTACGTCGCCTTCACAAGCCATCCTCTTCATGTTGAATTCTCAGCCGCTTTCACCGCCGTCATCGACAAGATCGTTCTCCTCGATT includes:
- a CDS encoding Stress responsive A/B Barrel Domain-containing protein (Stress responsive A/B Barrel Domain; FUNCTIONS IN: molecular_function unknown; INVOLVED IN: biological_process unknown; LOCATED IN: chloroplast; EXPRESSED IN: 22 plant structures; EXPRESSED DURING: 13 growth stages; CONTAINS InterPro DOMAIN/s: Stress responsive alpha-beta barrel (InterPro:IPR013097), Dimeric alpha-beta barrel (InterPro:IPR011008); BEST Arabidopsis thaliana protein match is: heat stable protein 1 (TAIR:AT3G17210.1); Has 30201 Blast hits to 17322 proteins in 780 species: Archae - 12; Bacteria - 1396; Metazoa - 17338; Fungi - 3422; Plants - 5037; Viruses - 0; Other Eukaryotes - 2996 (source: NCBI BLink).), with the protein product MATSGFKHLVVVKFKEDTKVDEILKGLENLVSQIDTVKSFEWGEDKESHDMLRQGFTHAFSMTFENKDGYVAFTSHPLHVEFSAAFTAVIDKIVLLDFPVAAVKSSVVATP